ATCCTTAAGCCCAGGACAGCTCTTAGCTTTGGTCAAGTTTGATTCAACTCAGAACTTGAATTTGTCGTCCTTTAGGCTGAAGCAACTTGCTCGCTTATTCAAGCTCAAATTCCCCAGTCTGCGGTACCTCAAGATCTTTAATGTCATCATCAAGTTGGATAGTCTTAGCCACATTGAGATTAGGGAGAAGGGCCTAGAAAAATGGTTCAATAGTCAGCTGTTGAGCTGAAACTAATCAaataagaaagaaatataAAGCTACTTAACTCATTAATTGCATAAATCATAACGTAATATTACCGTAAAAGTTTTATTTTGGCCTGGAATAGTTCAGTGTTCCACAATTTTTGCATGTCCTTTTCTCTAAATCCGTTTCAAAGGAAACGATTGCGTCCTTCACTTGCGTTCCCAAATCAGAGCAGTAAAACTCAGTTTCATGCACTATTTCCTTGCAATTCAGACAATACCATCTAATACGGTCATTCAGTCCCTGAGGACGATCCTGTTCAACCACTAAGCCAATAGTATCAGCAAACCTCACTGGACTATGTGGCGTATTACCTGGTAGCAAAAACGATTCTCCTTCATTGATAATAATGTCCTTAAATTCACCATCATCCACGACTTTAAGACACATGTGGCCCTTGTATTGATAGAAGTATTCAGGTGTCTGATTAACATGATAATCGGTTCTCTCATTAGGCCCACCTACAATCATTACCGTAAATCCTCCTCTGTGGAGACAGTAATTATTAACCGGAGGTTGCAAGAGATGTCCATTCTCTTCTATCCATTTCGGGATGTTGATTGGAGGTGGTAGCATTGGGCGAAGGTTTAGGAAtagaagtgaaaaaaaaaactcaGAGTTATCACCCGATTTTGATAAGCTAAGGGTTGGAAACTCCAGTGAGCACCGGCGAGGGAATTTTAAAGTGATGTTAGAATGCGCGCTGTAGCAATTTCTCACGGTGCTGGCTTGAAAAGCATTCAACTTACTGAAGAGATTATTTTTGCCAATTGGTGGTATGTAAAATTGCAAAGCAATTATTGTGTCTGAAAGGGAAACCTTGCAGGATATATAGTATGGCATGAAGTACGGAATGTTACAAAAATCTATCGTTAAATGCCCGCTCTAACCACTTGAATAACCTCTCGTAGATCACTTTATTTGCGTTGTGATGGGCAATGCTATGTTCACTGTCGGGATACACCTGAAGATCGTAATTCACAACACCATTAATATTGAACTGGTCCAGTAAGGTTAGTGTGTTCTGAAAATGCACGTTATCATCAGTAGTCCCGTGACAAACCAAGAATCGGTTTACATTCTTAAAATTGGAAACCTTCTTAATGACGCTGTGTTCACTGTAGCCTTCAACATTGTCCTTTGGAAGGTTCATGTATCTTTCAGTGTAGATGGAGTCATACAAAAGCCAATTAGTTACTGGAGCAACAGCCATACCATATTTGAAAACCTCTCCAGAATCATATTCCAATGTCTTAAGCGTAGTGAACCCACCGTAAGA
This window of the Komagataella phaffii GS115 chromosome 2, complete sequence genome carries:
- a CDS encoding 3-hydroxyanthranilic acid dioxygenase, required for the de novo biosynthesis of NAD from tryptophan, whose product is MLPPPINIPKWIEENGHLLQPPVNNYCLHRGGFTVMIVGGPNERTDYHVNQTPEYFYQYKGHMCLKVVDDGEFKDIIINEGESFLLPGNTPHSPVRFADTIGLVVEQDRPQGLNDRIRWYCLNCKEIVHETEFYCSDLGTQVKDAIVSFETDLEKRTCKNCGTLNYSRPK